A genomic region of Eucalyptus grandis isolate ANBG69807.140 chromosome 5, ASM1654582v1, whole genome shotgun sequence contains the following coding sequences:
- the LOC104445032 gene encoding LOW QUALITY PROTEIN: ER lumen protein-retaining receptor A (The sequence of the model RefSeq protein was modified relative to this genomic sequence to represent the inferred CDS: inserted 1 base in 1 codon) — protein sequence MNVFRFAGDMTHLISILVLLLKIYATKSCSGVSLKTQELYAAVFLARYLDLFSDFISVYNTLMKLVFIGSSLAIVWCMRMHPVVRRSYNKDLDTFRHYFLALAVFVLALLVHEKFTFQEIFWAFSIYLEAVAILPXLVLLQRSGNVDNLTGQYVFFLGAYRVFYILNWIYRYFTEQHFSRWIACISGLVQSALYADFFYYYFISWKNNAKLQLPA from the exons ATGAACGTCTTCAGATTCGCCGGCGACATGACCCACCTCATCAGtatcctcgtcctcctcctcaagATCTACGCCACCAAATCGTGCTCCG GGGTGTCCCTAAAGACCCAGGAGCTCTACGCGGCGGTGTTTCTGGCGCGGTACCTGGATCTGTTCTCGGACTTCATCTCGGTGTATAATACCCTGATGAAGCTGGTGTTCATCGGGAGCTCGCTCGCGATCGTGTGGTGCATGCGGATGCATCCCGTCGTGCGCCGTAGCTATAACAAGGACCTCGACACCTTTCGCCACTATTTTCTGGCGTTGGCCGTGTTCGTGCTGGCACTTCTCGTTCATGAGAAGTTCACTTTTCAGGAG ATCTTCTGGGCGTTTTCAATATATTTGGAGGCTGTTGCAATTCTTC AGTTAGTTTTACTACAACGAAGTGGGAATGTTGACAATCTAACAGGGCAATATGTCTTCTTTCTTGG GGCTTATCGAGTTTTCTACATCCTCAACTGGATATATCGCTATTTCACTGAGCAACATTTCAGTCGATGGATAG CCTGCATCTCAGGGCTTGTTCAGAGCGCTCTTTATGCGGATTTCTTCTACTATTACTTTATCAG TTGGAAGAACAATGCCAAGCTTCAGCTACCAGCTTGA